CGCTGGCGGCGTTATGGCACGTGGTCCGCGCAGCATTGGTGCGGTGACAGGATCAGTGACACCTTGCGCCTTGAAACACTCGCACATGATCTTCCGCCACTCCTCGATGCGTTGGATATCGCGGCGCCGACAGCTGCTTTACCGCAACACAACGCGCGTGATCCGGTCGATGTCTCGCAGTGGTATTCGCCCTCGACCAGCGCGCTTGTGGCACGGCGATACGCATGGGACATTGCGCATTTCGGCTATGCCAGACCGAACCTGCTAGGTGCGGCTTGACCCATGACACATGCCTTGGTCGCCATCCCAACCCTTAACGAAGAACACACAATCGCAGCGGTGCTTTCGGACCTTCTGTCAGATTGCCACGCCTTCCCGATTGTCGTGTTCGACGGCGGAAGCAGCGACAGAACCTGCGACATCGTGCGCCGTTTTGCGCGGCAGCATGCGCGCGTGTCGCTCCGGCGCAATCCGCAACGCACGCAGGCACATGCGATAAACGCGGCCGCGCATCTGGCGCAAACGCTGGGCGCGCAAGTTCTGGTGCGCGTGGATGCGCATGCGCGATATCCAAAAGGGTTCGTCAATGCGCTGGTCCGCCTGGTTCAAGATGAGCGCGCCGATAGTGTCGTCACGCCCCTTATTGCCACCGACCAGCGCGACCCTTGGGCGCAAGCCTCTGCCTTGCTGCAACGGTCGTGGCTTGGGAATGGCGGGGCGCTCCATCGCAACGCCGCGAAATCCGGCTGGGTCGGGCATGGCCATCACGCCGCCTTTCGATTGGCCGCATTTCGGGCACTTGGCGGATATGATACATCCTTCGGCGCCAACGAAGACGCCGAATATGACCATCGCCTGATCAAGGCAGGCGGTCGCATATTCCTCGCCGGACATCTTCCTGTGCGCTATTGTCCGCGCGCGACACCCCACGATGTATTCCGTCAATACTGGCGCAACGGGTTTTGGCGGATGCGGATGCTGCGCCATCACCGCCGGCGGCCCGCATTGCGCCAGCTTCTTCCGATTGTCGCCACGGTCACCTGCCCTCTATCACTGGCCCTGGGCTGGATTTGGTTTCCGTTCACAATCCCGGCGCTTGCCTACCTTGGCGCGCTCGCAATGCTGGCAGCACGCGCTGCAGGTTTGGCACCCCGCACAGGCCTCCGCATCATCTGGCTTGGCATTCTCATGCACTTTGGTTTCGGACTCGGCAGCCTTGCCGCATTGCGCATCAGGTCCGCAACCAGCACGATCAGTCAGGCCGCCGCATGACCATGCCGAACCTGTTTTTGATCGCCGCGCCGCGCGCTGGGTCAACGCAATTGGCGCGCTGGCTGGCGACCCATCCGGACATTTCACTCTCTCTTGTCAAAGAACCCAACTTCTTTGCCGCCCATGAATTTGACTCCGCCTATGTCAGTGCATCGCACCTGGATGACGTCGACCCCACCAAGCCCGTGACGCGCCCCACACAATTTGCCGTTTTCCGCGATCCAGCCCGCTATGGCGCGTTGTTTGAAAACATGACAACACGCTGGCGGATGGAGGCATCGACAAGCTACCTGTCGTGCCCGCAATCCCCAGAATTGATTGCCGCAGCCTGCCCCGACGCACGGGTGATCCTGCTGCACCGTGAACCGGTTGCCCGCGCGCTGTCGCATTACCAATTGGCACGGCGCACGGGGCGAACGCAGGCCAGCTTGATGGACGAACTAGAGACAGAAATATCAGGCCAATTGCCATGCGCAGCGTGCTACCTGTTGCGCCCGTCATTGCAATTGCCGGGGGTTGCCAGATTTGAACGGATCTTTCCAAAACGGTCCACAACCCTGCAATTCGAGGCCATGATTAAATCG
This portion of the Octadecabacter sp. SW4 genome encodes:
- a CDS encoding glycosyltransferase, producing the protein MTHALVAIPTLNEEHTIAAVLSDLLSDCHAFPIVVFDGGSSDRTCDIVRRFARQHARVSLRRNPQRTQAHAINAAAHLAQTLGAQVLVRVDAHARYPKGFVNALVRLVQDERADSVVTPLIATDQRDPWAQASALLQRSWLGNGGALHRNAAKSGWVGHGHHAAFRLAAFRALGGYDTSFGANEDAEYDHRLIKAGGRIFLAGHLPVRYCPRATPHDVFRQYWRNGFWRMRMLRHHRRRPALRQLLPIVATVTCPLSLALGWIWFPFTIPALAYLGALAMLAARAAGLAPRTGLRIIWLGILMHFGFGLGSLAALRIRSATSTISQAAA
- a CDS encoding sulfotransferase produces the protein MTMPNLFLIAAPRAGSTQLARWLATHPDISLSLVKEPNFFAAHEFDSAYVSASHLDDVDPTKPVTRPTQFAVFRDPARYGALFENMTTRWRMEASTSYLSCPQSPELIAAACPDARVILLHREPVARALSHYQLARRTGRTQASLMDELETEISGQLPCAACYLLRPSLQLPGVARFERIFPKRSTTLQFEAMIKSPQAALAQVARLLDIDPTGFDVTARAQNAGAEPRFAQLNALLMRSGLKTRLRQILPAPVKPYLRRLWFNDNCRAPINAAEIAALKSALEAQCAS